A single genomic interval of Burkholderia cepacia ATCC 25416 harbors:
- a CDS encoding patatin-like phospholipase family protein, whose protein sequence is MRLALVLMGGGARAAYQVGVLKALAEIAREADPQRHTLPFAVVCGSSAGAINATSIASHADDFSHGVRRLLEFWEPLRADYVYRTDWLGIAAAGARWLATMTFGWAARRSPRGLLDNAPLAHLLQRELSFHRIEQMLEARLLHALSITALSYSSGRHLTFYQAAEPIQAWRRAQRTARLVDLSASHLLASSAIPFVFPAVPLVLDGQIEYFGDGSIRQIAPLSPAIHFGAHRIVVVGAADPRPEIPAANGTGLVRGYPTLAQIGQQVLASVFLDSIGSDIERIEHINRMIEHLPHQVEVDSGWRHVDVLAIAPSERIELIAAKHLKQMPATMRGLLGAIGGSQPAGASFASYLLFEEAFTRELIELGYRDGRAQRDTLAGWIALADGGSAPAAGMPRDDGLATGEIRV, encoded by the coding sequence ATGCGGCTCGCGCTCGTTCTGATGGGAGGCGGTGCACGTGCCGCCTATCAGGTCGGCGTGCTCAAGGCGCTGGCCGAGATCGCGCGCGAGGCCGATCCGCAGCGGCATACGCTGCCGTTCGCGGTCGTGTGCGGCTCGTCGGCCGGCGCGATCAACGCGACGTCGATCGCGAGCCACGCGGACGACTTTTCCCATGGCGTGCGGCGCCTGCTCGAATTCTGGGAGCCGTTGCGTGCCGACTACGTGTATCGCACCGACTGGCTCGGCATCGCTGCCGCCGGTGCGCGCTGGCTCGCGACGATGACGTTCGGCTGGGCGGCCCGCCGCTCGCCGCGCGGGCTGCTCGACAACGCGCCGCTCGCGCACCTGCTGCAGCGCGAGCTGAGCTTCCACCGGATCGAGCAGATGCTCGAGGCGCGCCTGCTGCACGCGCTGTCGATCACGGCGCTCAGCTATTCGAGCGGCCGGCACCTCACGTTCTACCAGGCGGCCGAGCCGATCCAGGCGTGGCGGCGCGCGCAGCGCACCGCGCGGCTCGTCGACCTGTCGGCGTCGCACCTGCTCGCGTCGTCGGCGATTCCGTTCGTGTTCCCGGCCGTGCCGCTCGTGCTCGACGGGCAGATCGAGTACTTCGGCGACGGGTCGATCCGGCAGATCGCGCCGCTGTCGCCGGCGATCCACTTCGGCGCGCACCGGATCGTCGTGGTCGGTGCGGCCGACCCGCGGCCCGAGATTCCGGCCGCGAACGGCACGGGGCTGGTACGCGGCTACCCGACGCTCGCGCAGATCGGCCAGCAGGTGCTCGCGAGCGTGTTCCTCGACTCGATCGGCTCGGACATCGAGCGCATCGAGCACATCAACCGGATGATCGAGCACCTGCCGCATCAGGTCGAGGTGGACAGCGGCTGGCGGCACGTCGACGTGCTCGCGATCGCGCCGTCCGAGCGTATCGAGCTGATCGCCGCGAAACACCTGAAGCAGATGCCGGCGACGATGCGCGGGCTGCTCGGCGCGATCGGCGGCAGCCAGCCGGCCGGCGCGTCGTTTGCAAGCTACCTGCTGTTCGAGGAGGCGTTCACGCGCGAACTGATCGAGCTCGGCTACCGCGACGGGCGCGCGCAGCGCGACACGCTGGCCGGCTGGATCGCGCTGGCGGACGGCGGCAGCGCGCCGGCTGCCGGCATGCCGCGGGACGACGGTCTCGCGACCGGCGAAATACGGGTCTGA
- a CDS encoding PhaM family polyhydroxyalkanoate granule multifunctional regulatory protein, with protein sequence MTTDAPGSNPFAGFAGFKPADMMDRMWDMMRMSPFGAMTPFPGGAHGLPPSLSSMSDMMAPLTSVEELDKRITDLRAVEQWLKLNLGMLQSAIQALEVQRATLATLRAFGAFAQSSMSAAEEAAVAAAHAAKSASAAPGDAPPAEDADASAADAAAGDAAQAFDPAGWWNLLQSQFNQLASLAMAQPGMQPAAPGDAPPDAAAAPEQAAKPAPAAAAAPRKPAAKRAKSTGATGAADATGSAAARAAAASSPETRPPKRST encoded by the coding sequence ATGACGACCGATGCCCCCGGCTCCAATCCTTTCGCCGGCTTTGCCGGCTTCAAGCCCGCCGACATGATGGACCGGATGTGGGACATGATGCGGATGTCGCCGTTCGGCGCGATGACGCCGTTTCCGGGCGGCGCGCATGGGCTGCCGCCGTCGCTGTCGAGCATGTCCGACATGATGGCGCCGCTCACGAGCGTCGAGGAACTCGACAAGCGCATCACCGACCTGCGTGCGGTCGAGCAGTGGCTGAAGCTCAATCTCGGGATGCTGCAGTCGGCGATCCAGGCGCTCGAGGTGCAGCGCGCGACGCTCGCGACGCTGCGTGCGTTCGGCGCGTTCGCGCAGAGCTCGATGTCGGCGGCCGAGGAAGCGGCCGTCGCGGCGGCGCATGCGGCGAAATCCGCGTCGGCCGCGCCGGGCGATGCGCCGCCGGCGGAGGATGCCGATGCTTCCGCCGCGGATGCAGCCGCGGGCGACGCCGCGCAGGCCTTCGATCCCGCCGGCTGGTGGAACCTGCTGCAGTCGCAGTTCAACCAGCTCGCGAGCCTCGCGATGGCGCAGCCGGGCATGCAGCCCGCCGCGCCGGGCGATGCGCCGCCGGACGCGGCCGCTGCGCCGGAGCAGGCCGCGAAGCCGGCACCGGCCGCCGCCGCCGCGCCGCGCAAGCCTGCCGCGAAGCGTGCCAAATCGACCGGCGCGACCGGCGCGGCCGACGCGACCGGTTCGGCCGCGGCGCGCGCGGCGGCCGCATCGTCGCCCGAAACCCGTCCGCCGAAGCGTTCGACGTGA
- a CDS encoding enoyl-CoA hydratase/isomerase family protein — protein sequence MADLAAYGGYEALKVTRRDHGVLDIVMSGEGANRSGLATANARMHRELADIWRDVDRDPDTRVAVIRGEGKGFSAGGDLALVEDMANDFDVRSRVWREARDLVYNVINCSKPIVSAMHGPAVGAGLVAGLLADISIAAKDARIIDGHTRLGVAAGDHAAIVWPLLCGMAKAKYYLLLCEPVSGEEAERIGLVSLAVEPADLLPKAYEVAERLAHGSQSAIRWTKYALNNWLRSAGPTFDTSLALEFMGFAGPDVQEGLRSLRERRPPEFPGDAPF from the coding sequence ATGGCCGATCTCGCCGCATACGGCGGTTACGAAGCACTGAAGGTGACGCGCCGCGACCATGGCGTGCTCGACATCGTGATGAGCGGCGAGGGGGCGAACCGCAGCGGCCTCGCGACCGCGAACGCGCGCATGCATCGCGAGCTCGCCGACATCTGGCGCGACGTCGACCGCGATCCCGACACGCGCGTCGCGGTGATCCGCGGCGAAGGCAAGGGCTTCTCGGCGGGCGGCGATCTCGCGCTCGTCGAGGACATGGCGAACGACTTCGACGTGCGCTCCCGCGTGTGGCGCGAGGCGCGCGACCTCGTCTACAACGTGATCAACTGCAGCAAGCCGATCGTGTCGGCGATGCATGGCCCGGCCGTCGGCGCGGGGCTCGTCGCCGGGCTGCTCGCCGACATCTCGATCGCCGCGAAGGACGCACGCATCATCGACGGCCACACGCGCCTCGGCGTCGCGGCCGGCGACCACGCGGCGATCGTGTGGCCGCTGCTGTGCGGGATGGCGAAGGCGAAGTACTACCTGCTGCTGTGCGAACCGGTGAGCGGCGAGGAGGCCGAGCGGATCGGGCTGGTGTCGCTCGCGGTCGAGCCGGCCGACCTGCTGCCGAAGGCGTACGAAGTGGCCGAGCGGCTCGCGCACGGTTCGCAGTCGGCGATCCGCTGGACCAAGTACGCATTGAACAACTGGCTGCGCTCGGCCGGGCCGACCTTCGATACGTCGCTTGCGCTCGAATTCATGGGGTTTGCCGGGCCCGACGTGCAGGAAGGCCTCCGGTCGTTGCGCGAGCGGCGTCCACCCGAGTTCCCCGGCGACGCCCCGTTCTGA
- a CDS encoding fumarylacetoacetate hydrolase family protein, with protein sequence MKLASLKDGTRDGQLIVVSRDLHTAAIADAIAPTLQRVLDDWAFYAPQLRDLYDALNHGRARNAFAFDPANCMAPLPRAFQWADGSAYVNHVELVRRARGAEMPPEFWTDPLMYQGGSDDFLGARDDVVCPSEEWGIDFEAEVAVITGDVRMSASPDEALKAVRLVTLVNDVSLRNLIPAELAKGFGFFQSKPATAFAPVAVTPDELGDEWREGRVHRPMIVHWNGRKVGQPDAGTDMVFHFGQLVAHAAKTRNLRAGSIVGSGTVSNKDAKRGYCCIAEKRCLETIEHGAPQTEFMRYGDTVRIEMFDAAGKSIFGAIEQSVAPPDGAA encoded by the coding sequence ATGAAACTTGCTTCGCTGAAGGACGGCACGCGCGACGGCCAGCTGATCGTCGTGTCGCGCGACCTGCACACCGCGGCGATCGCCGACGCGATCGCGCCGACGTTGCAGCGTGTCCTCGACGACTGGGCGTTCTACGCGCCGCAGCTGCGCGACCTGTACGACGCGCTGAACCACGGCCGCGCGCGCAATGCGTTCGCATTCGATCCGGCCAACTGCATGGCGCCGCTGCCGCGCGCGTTCCAGTGGGCCGACGGCTCCGCGTACGTGAACCACGTCGAGCTCGTGCGCCGCGCGCGCGGCGCCGAGATGCCGCCCGAATTCTGGACCGACCCGCTGATGTACCAGGGCGGCAGCGACGATTTCCTCGGCGCGCGCGACGACGTCGTGTGCCCGTCGGAGGAGTGGGGCATCGATTTCGAGGCGGAAGTCGCGGTGATCACCGGCGACGTGCGGATGAGCGCGTCGCCCGACGAAGCGCTGAAGGCCGTCCGGCTCGTCACGCTGGTGAACGACGTGTCGCTGCGCAACCTGATTCCGGCCGAGCTCGCGAAGGGCTTCGGCTTCTTCCAGAGCAAGCCGGCCACCGCATTTGCGCCGGTCGCCGTGACGCCCGACGAGCTCGGTGACGAATGGCGCGAAGGCCGCGTGCACCGGCCGATGATCGTCCACTGGAACGGCAGGAAGGTCGGCCAGCCCGATGCGGGCACCGACATGGTGTTTCACTTCGGCCAGCTGGTCGCGCACGCGGCGAAGACGCGCAACCTGCGTGCCGGGTCGATCGTCGGCTCGGGCACGGTGTCGAACAAGGACGCGAAGCGCGGCTACTGCTGCATCGCCGAGAAGCGCTGCCTCGAGACGATCGAGCACGGCGCGCCGCAGACCGAATTCATGCGCTACGGCGATACCGTGCGCATCGAGATGTTCGACGCGGCCGGCAAGTCGATCTTCGGTGCGATCGAGCAGTCGGTCGCCCCGCCCGACGGCGCGGCGTAA
- a CDS encoding IclR family transcriptional regulator, protein MPASPLPDDDLADSDTDDAASGEHGENSEKVRSGIQSIEVGFRLLDVLTSEPRAMMLRDLAQRAGMSPAKAHRYLVSFSRLGVVSQDPVSGRYELGGFALQMGLARLARVDGVKLARIALTEFRDRLDQTVGIAVWGNQGPTIVHWMESSHPAKASLKLGDVMPLLGSATGLLFAAYLPRSKTAAMLERELADTRRSPHHGGPRTLDEVEAVLADVRKHEAARVEGMLLPTIHAFCMPVFDAVGELALAIVALGQEGSFDIAWGGEIDTALRACAQKLSYELGYSPDARDA, encoded by the coding sequence ATGCCCGCCAGCCCGCTTCCCGATGACGATCTCGCCGACTCCGACACCGACGACGCCGCTTCCGGCGAGCACGGCGAAAACAGCGAGAAAGTCCGTTCCGGCATCCAGTCGATCGAGGTCGGCTTCCGCCTGCTCGACGTGCTGACGAGCGAGCCGCGCGCGATGATGCTGCGCGATCTCGCGCAGCGCGCGGGCATGAGTCCTGCGAAGGCGCACCGCTACCTGGTCAGCTTCTCGCGTCTCGGCGTGGTGTCGCAGGATCCCGTCTCGGGCCGCTACGAGCTCGGCGGCTTCGCGCTGCAGATGGGGCTCGCGCGGCTCGCGCGCGTCGACGGCGTGAAGCTCGCGCGGATCGCGCTGACCGAATTCCGCGACCGCCTCGACCAGACGGTCGGCATCGCGGTGTGGGGCAACCAGGGGCCGACGATCGTGCACTGGATGGAATCGAGCCACCCGGCGAAGGCGTCGCTGAAGCTCGGCGACGTGATGCCGCTGCTCGGCTCCGCAACGGGCCTGCTGTTCGCCGCGTACCTGCCGCGCAGCAAGACCGCCGCGATGCTCGAGCGCGAACTCGCCGATACGCGCCGCTCGCCGCACCACGGCGGCCCGCGCACGCTCGACGAGGTCGAGGCGGTGCTCGCCGACGTGCGCAAGCACGAGGCCGCGCGCGTCGAGGGGATGCTGCTGCCGACGATCCACGCGTTCTGCATGCCCGTGTTCGATGCGGTCGGCGAACTCGCGCTCGCCATCGTCGCGCTCGGCCAGGAAGGCTCGTTCGACATTGCATGGGGCGGCGAGATCGACACGGCGTTGCGCGCATGCGCGCAGAAACTGTCTTACGAACTCGGCTATAGTCCCGACGCGCGCGACGCCTGA
- a CDS encoding DUF3108 domain-containing protein — protein MPMQPADIRPSHALPRRWLRVGIALVVVLVLHALAAFWLMRNRDAFTPPAPAEVPVQIELLKPQPIERQPAPPAPKPVEHPAAPAPAAPRAAAPKPAPAPVLTSTQTAEHGEPPAAASAASGVPGASGALAASAAGAASAAGATTPGPATSGVKFIAPPSGDLQYDTFYNGMQNMIGTIHWRTDGRTYDLSVSMPVPFVGPFAYRSEGRIDAFGVAPDRYVEKRGKRPEDIAIFNREIRQVVFTRTPNNAPLPDGIQDRFSMLMQLSGLVRGNPSAYKPGVTQQFFVIDNNSGETWPITVIGDEQVQTQAGIIGARHFMRLPRRDGDTRRIDMWLAPSLGWLPARLVQTEPNGAQIELLWHGPLAAPGAPSDETPAGGAMHAPAAAPAPEPSAAPAAEPAQPAPPAAVQPPAPPAAQPAAPPASSPVTSPVTQ, from the coding sequence ATGCCCATGCAGCCTGCCGACATCCGCCCGAGTCACGCCTTGCCCCGCCGCTGGCTGCGCGTGGGCATTGCGCTCGTCGTCGTGCTGGTGCTGCACGCGCTCGCCGCGTTCTGGCTGATGCGCAACCGCGACGCGTTCACGCCGCCCGCGCCCGCCGAAGTCCCCGTGCAGATCGAGCTGCTGAAACCGCAGCCGATCGAGCGCCAGCCCGCGCCACCTGCGCCGAAGCCGGTCGAGCATCCGGCCGCGCCCGCCCCGGCGGCCCCCAGGGCCGCCGCGCCGAAACCCGCGCCGGCGCCGGTCCTCACGTCGACGCAAACGGCCGAACACGGCGAGCCGCCGGCCGCCGCGTCCGCGGCGAGTGGCGTACCGGGCGCCTCGGGCGCGCTCGCCGCGTCGGCCGCGGGTGCCGCCAGCGCCGCCGGCGCCACGACACCGGGCCCCGCGACGAGCGGCGTGAAGTTCATCGCGCCGCCCTCCGGCGACCTGCAGTACGACACGTTCTACAACGGCATGCAGAACATGATCGGCACGATCCACTGGCGTACCGACGGGCGCACCTACGACCTGTCGGTGTCGATGCCCGTGCCGTTCGTCGGCCCGTTCGCCTATCGCAGCGAAGGCCGCATCGACGCGTTCGGCGTCGCGCCCGACCGTTACGTCGAGAAGCGCGGCAAGCGTCCGGAAGACATCGCGATCTTCAATCGCGAGATCCGGCAGGTCGTGTTCACACGCACGCCGAACAACGCACCGTTGCCCGACGGCATACAGGACCGCTTCAGCATGCTGATGCAGCTGTCGGGGCTCGTGCGCGGCAATCCGTCTGCGTACAAGCCGGGCGTCACGCAGCAGTTCTTCGTGATCGACAACAACAGCGGCGAGACCTGGCCGATCACCGTGATCGGCGACGAGCAGGTGCAGACGCAGGCCGGCATCATCGGCGCGCGGCACTTCATGCGCCTGCCGCGGCGCGACGGCGACACGCGCCGCATCGACATGTGGCTCGCACCGTCGCTCGGCTGGCTGCCCGCGCGGCTCGTGCAGACCGAACCGAACGGCGCGCAGATCGAACTGTTGTGGCACGGCCCGCTCGCGGCGCCGGGCGCGCCGTCCGACGAGACACCGGCAGGCGGCGCCATGCATGCGCCCGCCGCTGCACCGGCGCCCGAACCGTCGGCCGCACCGGCCGCCGAACCGGCACAACCCGCGCCGCCCGCCGCCGTGCAACCGCCGGCACCACCGGCTGCACAACCGGCTGCACCGCCCGCATCTTCGCCTGTCACATCGCCTGTCACACAGTGA
- a CDS encoding DUF3567 domain-containing protein, translating into MQMIYNSPNYCVVEFAPQAGHHLMNAGGYEIVDKNAQREIFIDGELAERFRAHVKQLIEDEPSLDEVDEFLGQFDSLMMMPVVLH; encoded by the coding sequence ATGCAAATGATCTACAACAGCCCCAACTACTGCGTCGTCGAATTCGCGCCGCAGGCCGGCCACCACCTGATGAATGCCGGCGGATACGAAATCGTCGACAAGAACGCACAGCGCGAGATCTTCATCGACGGCGAACTTGCCGAACGATTCCGCGCACACGTGAAGCAGCTGATCGAAGATGAACCGTCGCTCGATGAAGTCGACGAATTCCTCGGACAATTCGACAGCCTGATGATGATGCCCGTCGTACTGCACTGA
- a CDS encoding homocysteine S-methyltransferase family protein: protein MSATPLAASVPLDAHYTRGAALPALLKSRILILDGAMGTMIQRYKLDEAAYRGERFKDFPRDIKGNNELLSITQPQIIREIHDQYFAAGADIVETNTFGATTVAQADYEMEDLVVEMNIESAKLAREAAAKYATPDKPRFVAGAIGPTPKTASISPDVNDPGARNVTFDELRASYYQQAKALLDGGVDLFLVETIFDTLNAKAALFALDELFEDTGERLPIMISGTVTDASGRILSGQTVEAFWNSLRHAKPLTFGLNCALGAALMRPYIAELAKLCDTYVSCYPNAGLPNPMAETGFDETPDVTSGLLKEFAQAGLVNLAGGCCGTTPEHIAEIAKALADVKPRRWPNQYSDNA, encoded by the coding sequence ATGTCTGCGACTCCTCTCGCCGCTTCCGTCCCGCTCGACGCGCACTACACGCGCGGCGCCGCTCTGCCTGCGCTGCTGAAATCGCGCATCCTGATCCTCGACGGCGCGATGGGCACGATGATCCAGCGCTACAAACTCGACGAAGCCGCGTATCGCGGCGAGCGCTTCAAGGATTTCCCGCGCGACATCAAGGGCAACAACGAGCTGCTGTCGATCACGCAGCCGCAGATCATCCGCGAGATCCACGACCAGTACTTCGCGGCCGGCGCCGACATCGTCGAGACCAACACGTTCGGCGCGACGACCGTCGCGCAGGCCGACTACGAGATGGAAGATCTCGTCGTCGAGATGAACATCGAATCGGCGAAGCTCGCGCGCGAGGCGGCCGCGAAATATGCGACGCCGGACAAGCCGCGCTTCGTCGCGGGCGCGATCGGGCCGACGCCGAAAACGGCCAGCATCTCGCCGGACGTCAACGACCCGGGCGCCCGCAACGTCACGTTCGACGAGCTGCGCGCGTCGTACTACCAGCAGGCGAAAGCACTGCTCGACGGCGGCGTCGACCTGTTCCTCGTCGAGACGATCTTCGACACGCTGAACGCGAAGGCCGCACTGTTCGCGCTCGACGAACTGTTCGAGGACACCGGCGAGCGCCTGCCGATCATGATCTCGGGCACCGTCACCGATGCGTCGGGCCGGATCCTGTCGGGCCAGACCGTCGAGGCGTTCTGGAACTCGCTGCGTCACGCGAAGCCGCTGACGTTCGGCCTGAACTGCGCGCTCGGCGCGGCGCTGATGCGCCCGTACATCGCCGAGCTCGCGAAGCTGTGCGACACCTACGTGTCGTGCTACCCGAACGCGGGCCTGCCGAACCCGATGGCCGAGACCGGCTTCGACGAGACGCCGGACGTCACGTCGGGGCTCCTGAAGGAATTCGCGCAAGCCGGGCTCGTGAACCTCGCGGGCGGCTGCTGCGGCACGACGCCCGAACACATCGCCGAGATCGCGAAGGCGCTCGCCGACGTGAAGCCGCGCCGCTGGCCGAACCAGTACAGCGACAACGCCTGA
- the metH gene encoding methionine synthase, which translates to MTDHMMRLAGLEPFNVTSGTLFINVGERTNVTGSKAFARMILNGQFDEALAVARQQVENGAQVIDINMDEAMLDSKAAMVRFLNLIASEPDIARVPIMIDSSKWEVIEAGLKCVQGKAIVNSISLKEGEEAFVHHAKLIRRYGAAAVVMAFDEQGQADTFARKTEICKRSYDVLVNQCGFPPEDIIFDPNIFAVATGIEEHNNYAVDFIEATRWIKQNLPYAKVSGGVSNVSFSFRGNDPVREAIHTVFLYHSIQAGMDMGIVNAGQLGVYAELDAELRERVEDVILNRRDDSTDRLLEIADKFKAGGAKKEENLEWRNQPVEKRLSHALVHGITNFIVEDTEEVRAKIAAAGGRPINVIEGPLMDGMNIVGDLFGQGKMFLPQVVKSARVMKQAVAHLIPFIEEEKRLLAEAGGDVRAKGKIVIATVKGDVHDIGKNIVSVVLQCNNFEVVNMGVMVPCNEILAKAKVEGADIIGLSGLITPSLEEMAYVASEMQRDDYFRVKKIPLLIGGATTSRVHTAVKIAPHYEGPVVYVPDASRSVSVASSLLSDEGAAKYLDELKSDYERIRDQHANRKAQPMVTLAEARANKTRVDWASYRPVKPKFIGRRVFKNYDLNELANYIDWGPFFQTWDLAGPYPAILNDEIVGESARRVFSDAKSMLARLIQGRWLTASGVISLLPANTVNDDDIEIYSDESRSEVLLTWRNLRQQSVRPVVDGVMRPNRSLADFIAPKESGVADYIGMFAVTAGLGVDVKEKQFEADHDDYSAIMLKALADRFAEAFAEAMHARVRRELWGYASGETLDNDALIAEKYAGIRPAPGYPACPDHLVKRDMFDVLHADEIGMSVTDSLAMLPAASVSGFYLAHPDSTYFSVGKIGQDQLEDYAQRMALSLDDARRALAPQL; encoded by the coding sequence ATGACCGATCACATGATGCGCCTCGCCGGCCTCGAGCCGTTCAACGTCACGTCCGGAACGCTCTTCATCAACGTCGGTGAGCGCACCAACGTCACCGGCTCGAAGGCGTTCGCACGCATGATCCTCAACGGCCAGTTCGACGAGGCGCTCGCCGTCGCGCGCCAGCAGGTCGAGAACGGCGCGCAGGTGATCGACATCAACATGGACGAGGCGATGCTCGATTCGAAGGCGGCGATGGTGCGCTTCCTGAACCTGATCGCGTCGGAACCGGACATCGCGCGCGTGCCGATCATGATCGACTCGTCGAAGTGGGAAGTCATCGAGGCGGGCCTGAAGTGCGTGCAGGGCAAGGCGATCGTGAACTCGATCTCGCTGAAGGAAGGCGAGGAGGCGTTCGTCCATCATGCGAAGCTGATCCGCCGCTACGGCGCCGCGGCCGTCGTGATGGCGTTCGACGAGCAGGGCCAGGCCGACACGTTCGCGCGCAAGACCGAGATCTGCAAGCGCTCGTACGATGTGCTCGTGAACCAGTGCGGCTTCCCGCCGGAAGACATCATCTTCGACCCGAACATCTTCGCGGTCGCCACCGGCATCGAGGAGCACAACAACTACGCGGTCGACTTCATCGAGGCGACCCGCTGGATCAAGCAGAACCTGCCGTACGCAAAGGTGAGCGGCGGCGTGTCGAACGTGTCGTTCTCGTTCCGCGGCAACGACCCGGTGCGCGAGGCGATCCACACCGTGTTCCTGTACCACTCGATCCAGGCGGGGATGGACATGGGCATCGTGAACGCGGGCCAGCTCGGCGTGTACGCCGAGCTCGACGCGGAGCTGCGCGAGCGCGTCGAGGACGTGATCCTGAACCGCCGCGACGACTCGACCGACCGCCTGCTCGAAATCGCCGACAAGTTCAAGGCGGGCGGCGCGAAGAAGGAAGAGAACCTCGAGTGGCGCAACCAGCCGGTCGAGAAGCGGCTCTCGCATGCGCTCGTGCACGGCATCACGAACTTCATCGTCGAGGATACGGAAGAAGTCCGCGCGAAGATCGCCGCGGCCGGCGGCCGCCCGATCAACGTGATCGAAGGCCCGCTGATGGACGGGATGAACATCGTCGGCGACTTGTTCGGCCAGGGCAAGATGTTCCTGCCGCAGGTCGTGAAATCGGCGCGCGTGATGAAGCAGGCGGTCGCGCACCTGATCCCGTTCATCGAGGAAGAAAAGCGCCTGCTCGCGGAAGCGGGCGGCGACGTGCGCGCGAAGGGCAAGATCGTCATCGCGACCGTGAAGGGCGACGTGCACGACATCGGCAAGAACATCGTGTCGGTCGTGCTCCAGTGCAACAACTTCGAAGTCGTCAACATGGGCGTGATGGTCCCGTGCAACGAGATTCTCGCGAAGGCGAAGGTCGAGGGTGCGGACATCATCGGGCTGTCGGGCCTCATCACGCCGAGCCTCGAGGAAATGGCGTACGTCGCGTCGGAAATGCAGCGCGACGACTACTTCCGCGTGAAGAAGATCCCGCTGCTGATCGGCGGCGCGACGACCTCGCGCGTGCACACGGCCGTCAAGATCGCGCCGCACTACGAAGGCCCGGTGGTCTACGTGCCCGACGCGTCGCGCTCGGTGTCGGTCGCATCGAGCCTGCTGTCCGACGAAGGCGCGGCGAAGTACCTCGACGAACTGAAGTCCGACTACGAACGCATCCGCGACCAGCACGCGAACCGCAAGGCGCAGCCGATGGTCACGCTCGCCGAGGCGCGCGCGAACAAGACCCGGGTCGACTGGGCGAGCTACCGGCCGGTGAAGCCGAAGTTCATCGGCCGCCGCGTGTTCAAGAACTACGACCTGAACGAGCTCGCGAACTATATCGACTGGGGCCCGTTCTTCCAGACCTGGGACCTCGCGGGCCCGTACCCGGCGATCCTGAACGACGAGATCGTCGGCGAATCGGCGCGCCGCGTGTTCTCCGACGCGAAATCGATGCTCGCGCGCCTGATCCAGGGACGCTGGCTGACCGCGAGCGGCGTGATCTCGCTGCTGCCGGCAAATACCGTCAACGACGACGACATCGAGATCTACAGCGACGAGTCGCGCAGCGAGGTGCTGCTCACGTGGCGCAACCTGCGCCAGCAGAGCGTGCGTCCGGTGGTCGACGGCGTGATGCGGCCGAACCGCTCGCTCGCCGACTTCATCGCGCCGAAGGAATCGGGCGTCGCCGACTACATCGGGATGTTCGCGGTGACGGCCGGCCTGGGTGTCGACGTGAAGGAAAAGCAGTTCGAAGCCGACCACGACGACTACAGCGCGATCATGCTGAAGGCGCTCGCCGACCGCTTCGCGGAAGCGTTCGCGGAAGCGATGCACGCGCGCGTGCGGCGCGAGCTGTGGGGTTATGCGAGCGGCGAGACGCTCGACAACGATGCGCTGATCGCGGAAAAGTACGCGGGCATCCGCCCGGCACCCGGCTACCCGGCCTGCCCCGACCACCTCGTGAAGCGCGACATGTTCGACGTGCTGCACGCGGACGAGATCGGCATGAGCGTGACCGACTCGCTGGCGATGCTGCCGGCCGCGAGCGTGTCGGGCTTCTATCTCGCGCATCCGGACAGCACGTATTTCTCGGTCGGGAAAATCGGACAGGATCAGCTCGAGGACTACGCGCAGCGCATGGCGCTGTCGCTCGACGACGCGCGCCGCGCGCTTGCGCCGCAGCTCTGA
- a CDS encoding DUF1840 domain-containing protein translates to MITFKSKAAQDLDVLKDFAVYVLGLVGKQLGERGVITHDELDHAIAKLEGAVAQAKQERAEHAGHFHEDEADHAHHEVPPSLAQRVAPFLTMLREAKAGEADVHWGF, encoded by the coding sequence ATGATTACGTTCAAGAGCAAGGCGGCACAGGATCTCGACGTGCTGAAGGATTTCGCCGTGTATGTGCTGGGTCTCGTCGGCAAGCAGCTGGGCGAGCGCGGCGTGATTACGCACGACGAACTGGACCACGCGATCGCCAAGCTGGAAGGCGCCGTTGCGCAGGCGAAGCAGGAGCGCGCCGAGCATGCCGGCCATTTCCACGAGGACGAAGCCGACCACGCGCACCACGAAGTGCCGCCGAGCCTGGCCCAGCGCGTCGCGCCGTTCCTCACGATGCTGCGCGAAGCGAAAGCCGGCGAAGCCGACGTGCACTGGGGCTTCTGA